AGTACTTTAAGAGCGACCTGTTCGTTGGTGAGTGCAAAGGGGAGCACCGCGATTTGCATTCCTACGACGAAAATTCCTTAGCAATCCTCCTGCCTTTCATAAATGCCTTCAACGATACTATCTTGGAATATGCCAAAATCAGAATCATATcgaggaacaaaaagaaggaggaactcATTGCCTTCCCCCTATACGAGTCGCTCAAGCCGTTTTTCTTTGTCAACACGAATTACCCAGATGAGGCGGACGGACTAGCGGAGAGAACGGCTGCTGACGGAACGGCGGCTGACAGGACGGCGGCTGACAGAACCGCGGCGGACGGAGTGGAGCTGGAAGATGTGCCCTTGGGGGAAGCTCGGGAAGGGCCGGGGGACACCACACACAGAAGACAGGTTGGAGATGGAAAGGGACAGGCTACAAATGCGGCGCGTAGAGAACGTCCGGAAAATACGGAGAATATGGAGAATACGGAAGATGCGGGAAATTTGGAGGAGGCCAACCAAGCGGCTAGCGAATCGATTGGTGAAGCGGCTTGCGAAGCGATTGGCGAAGCGACTGACGAAGCGAATGAACAGATCGCCTCGATGAAGACCGCCTCACAGAAGACCGCCTCGCTGAAGAAGAAGTCCATCCCGAGCGCACCCTTTGCCAATAAGAAAAACAGCGAAGACACCCCCGTTGAGAAGCACACCTATGAATACGCCAAAAGTGCAACCCAGCTTGGACCCATAAACCAAACGAGGGAAGTGGACGCCCAGAAGGGGGACTACCACTGCTCTGAGCAGCAAGGCGGGAAAGCAAACTCCCCGGTCAAATGttactccaaaaaaaaaccagAAGACGAGGAGTTAGCTGTATCGATACGAAATAATATCCTCTGTTGTGTACATGCcctaataaaaatgttttcacATATCTATATAAACAACTGGGACAAAATACTCTACTACTACAAtgagaacagaaaaaaatggatcccCATATTTTTGACCCTCACGATGAATGACCAGAATCAGAAGATCCGAACGAATTCGATTTTGTGCCTCAAGTACCTCTTCGACTGCAAACAACTCAAGTACTGGTTTTTGCTGAAGGAGGGGAGTTACGGCGGCCCCCCGCTTGGCAGCCATGCTAGCGGTCATGTTAGCAACCACGTCAGCAACCACGCCAGCAACCACGCCAGCAACCACGCCAGCAACCACGTCAGCAGCCACCTTAGCGATCATGTTACTAGCCAAGTTGGCTTCCCCCCGAGCTATCCCACCGGAGGAACGAGCTCACACGAAGCGACCTCCTCCGCGGAATGCCCACATCACCAGAGGAATAACCTCACGAAGGAAATTCCAAACGGAAGTcaaaccaaaaaaatgatagaaGTGAGCAGGCAGAATCAAAACGTGCCACGAAAGGGAGACAACTACCTCACTCCCAGTAAcaccccttttggaaaaaactCCTACAGTGTAGGTTATACCGACCCGACTTTCCCAGACAAACAGACAGAGCAAAATATCCACATGGGAAAATCACACCAATCAGTTTTTCTCTTTAACGATATAAACCACAGTGTCATGAGAGAAGCAGAAATTGGAACAAATGATCGATCACGTTTGGGAAGCTTCGAAGGGGATAATCAAATGCAGACCTATGGAGAAGTGAGAGGAGATAACCCTATTGGTAGGAACTCCAACTGTGGAATTCCGAATCCCAGGAGAGAATACCGTTATGAAAGCTACACAAAGGAAGAGCCTAATGAGAAAGGAAACTACTGtagtgcaaaaaaagcagcCACTGAACAAAATATTGTCAAGCTACtcacaaaatttacaaaacttATTGCCAAAACATACATGATAGAAacggaaaataatttctacaCCCCTACGGACAGAGTAAACATTTGCAGATTCTTTTTGAGAGTTTTTCAATCGATATTAATACcaaagtataaaaatttattgggaaaaattttgaagtttttttttttctacttatTAAAATAcctcatatattttaaccATGGTGATGCATTTCATTTCTGTATTAAGAAATTACTCCAGAAGGATGGTACCTCCAAAAAGAATCGGCAATCAGAAAGAAACAACCCTTTTGGTTATTCCCTCCTTCCATACATCGCAGAGTTTGCAGAGAGGGAAAGGGCGGCAACTCATTTTAGCAGTACCAACGTGGTGTGCAACCAGACAAGCAGTAATGTGCACCTGAGCCGACATAGAAACGAAATGCTCCGCATGAAGCAACTGAGTGATAATGATTTATACCCAAATGACTACCTCGACGAGGATGAGCGCGTGTTTAGCTCGCTTAGTAATTACCTCAACAGATTTAGGGACACGGAGGAGCACGAAGAGAGCGACGAgcaagggggggagcagcCATCCGATCAGAAGAGAGATGGCGAAAGGTCGCATGGTCAGACAAGGGACCGATCGGGGGGCTCCTTTCCAAAAGGAGACAAAGGGGACGATCCAAGCTGCACAGGCAAAAAAGGCCTCCCCATCCAGCGTCATCGTATGACCCACCCAAGTGTAGCCGATCAAGGGGAAAGTGCCACCGAAGGGGACCTGGACAAAAAACCTAAACGAAAAAGTAAAGGAgatatgaaaaaaggaaaagaagaaaaaaaacacacagagGGTAATAAGGAGGACGAAGATGAAGCCACCCCAAATGATAGCAACAAAGACATCACAGGGGATGGCAAAAGCGCGGAGAGTGTATTTGAACAAGCGGAGGAATTACCCCCCTCGCACGTGCACTCCAACGACATGGATCAAAATGGAGCCTGTGGAAAGCCCCCCGACGAGAGGACAGACATCACTCCGGGATCAGATGCACTTCAACTGAAAAATcccaaaaagagaaaaaagaaaaaaaaaaacgaagaaaggAAGGATGAGGGGGAAGATGCAGAGGACTCACAAGAAGAACAATCCACGATAAGGAGCGTATGTTCATGCAAACATGCAAACATAATCGATGCTACAAAAAACATAAAGAAGGGTAGCAAAAAGAGAAACGACAACGATTTATCATACCTGTACAAACACAtagacaaaataaataaaaaacttctATCGAGGGAAGATTACGATTTGCTAATAAGCATCCTCTACTGCAATGAGTATTCCAGGGGATCCAAATATATAACCATGATAACGGTtattattaacattttttcggTCCTGCTGTGCAACTATAATGATGAGATCTTCCGCTTCCTCTGCACGAACATATACGGAGTGAATATAAATGGAAGCCTAAATGATCACAACATTTACTGCCACCACGCTTTGCATAATCAGCTGTATGACATCTCCTTTGCTCAGTTAATCTACTTCATgttgatatttttgtataagATTTTTTATCAGCCCTGCGCAGATGGCATAGATAATTGGATGGAAAACGGGAACGATCTGGTGGGGGACAAGGGAAGGAGAGAGCCTATAGCGAGGGGGGAACCCAACCCAGGCGAAGAACCAGGCGAAGAACCAGGCGAAGAACCAGAAGAATGCCAAGAAAGGTGTCAAAAAGAAGGACACATCAATTTGGACAACAATAACAGCGATCAGGACTACTCCCTTAGAGGGCACCTCAACAAAGCGGATCGCTCAAACACGAACCTGAGATCCTACcgttacgaaaaaaagtatgtGAACAATTCGTACAAGGACCTCTACGACAATTACATCATTTCCTACATGCAACAGGAAAGTAACGAGATGAACCACCTGAATAATCTCCCGAACAAAAACAATTTAGTACCAAATTTAATGCCAAACTTAGTCCCCAATTTAGTGCCAAACTTAGTCCCCAATTTAGTACCAAATTTAATCCCATATGATCttcaaatatttaaaaatattttcttagTCTTTCATaagacattaaaaaattatttattttgctacaTGCATTGTTGGAATGACGTAAAAACTTTGCtcgaatattttttgcaatcagaaaatgtgcatataaaaattatttccattaAGATAGTGATAGATATTTTTAGCTTTATCAACTCATACTATGAGGTTAACTGCAGTGAGTACGAACTGCCGATTTACAGACATAAGGATGAATGTAAGAATGATAACATATTTAATAACACTGAGTCGAAGGAGAGGGAGTGGGACAACTGCAGGGGGGGACACACGCTGCGTTCCCAGTTGgatggaggagaagaagaattacCCCCGTGCGATGAACTGTGTAGGAAGAAGCGACCCGACAGGGGTATGTTTAAAACTGGTTTCAGACATGGTGTGCAGAGATCACCCTATGGAAGTGTGCACAGCCGCTTCTCGAGTGCGGAGGGAGTCAGACATGTAAGCCCCCACTGGAGTGActccaaggggggggaggctcCTTTGGCGAGGGACACCTCAATTAGGGACACCTCAATTAGGGCCACCTCAATCGGGAACAACTCAATTAGGGCCACCTCAATCGGGAACACCTCAATTAGGGACACCCCCTCAAGGCGCACTTCCAACCGCTTGGTCAGCCCCCCGAAGGAAGCATCGACTGGAAGCGATTCCAAACATGCGGAAGATcacatgcaaaaaagggtCTCCCCCGAGCGAAGCACAAACGGTACGCTCGACCAGCACCACAGCGAAGCAACCGAAATGAGCAAGCAGAAACAATTCGTGCAGCTCGTCGAAAGCGACATGATCGACCTCTTCCGAAAGTACATTCTGATCCACATCCacaacataaataaaatacacaATGATATCACaaacagaagaagcaaactcaagcatatttttctaaaCACAATCATCTGCATCTCTCATTTAAGTTATACAGGATTTAAAATCCTAACAGTTGAAGACATCCAACGATTGACAAAGCTTGTCTCCTCCTGTGTCCATAGCATTAAATGTAATATCATTACCGCCCTTAGCAAATATATTAtcaaatacatttttacctttaataaaaaatttattcagaATTATGAAAAGAGGATAAACTTGCTCCATATAAATTCAACCAATGTGTACTATAATAATATCCTCACCACGGCAGCGGGCTTGTCTGGGGTGTTTgtcccaggggggggaggcgccACAGGTCAGAGCGGCATCAGTTACGCCTCGAAAAGGGGTCCTCAAAAAAGTGCTTCTCAAAATAGTGGCTCTCAAAAAAGTGCTTCTCAAAAAAGTGGCCCTCAAAAAAGTGCCTCTCTAAAAAGTGCTTCTCAAAATAGTGGCTCTCCAAAAAACGACCTGCAAAAGAACCTCAAATGCAACGGCCACTGCGAAGCGAACCCTCCAAATGTATCTCCCCGCAACAGCTCACACACATCTGAGCTAAAGCATAAAACGAAGATGTGTACAAGTATAACCACACGTGGTGTCACCTCCCCACAGATAAACGACACATCTGCAAACATTTTCATACATTCGACCCCCACGGACATGAGTTCCGAACGAGTGAATGGAAGGTGGAAGGTATGTCCTGTTCTtatcgaagaagaagcaaagatTAGGAAAGATGACTCCCCTGGTAATGCCTCTCCGAATGACGAGAATTACACCCACGAAGGAtggaatgataaaaaagattTGCTTGAAGATGTAGAGAGGGTCCCCACCCGTTCAACCATGTACAACTCGGAGCAAGCCCCCAACCACAGCAGCAGTGGTAGAAGTAGTAATAGCAACACGGAAAGGATGACACGTGAATTGAGTCTACTGGGTACACACTCAGGGTGTATAATGCTAATGGAAAACTCGAAAGAGCCCAATCCATATGAACACTCATCGGATGTGACTCCCTACTCAAGGGACACCACCATTTCTGCAAAGATAGGTGTGTTAAACGCAGTTGCacagaaggaacaaaaaacactaccgcagcagcagcagcagaagaagaagcaaggGAAAGAGAACCACGTACGCTGCATCAGTATAGCTGACTCAACATGTAAATGCTCGCGTGGAAATCCCATGCTGGAAGAACAAACAGCCAGAATGATCAACCCAAGGGGGAGCAACGCAGACGAaatggccaaaaaaaattcggaCAAACTTACTTGCACTCAAAAAGAAGACGACGACAAGGATATGGGTAAGGATAAAGATATGGAGCGGTTCCCACCCAGCTGCTTAACCAAAATGGCGACGAATACGAGAAATGtcaataaagaaaaaatgagcgaaTTGTGTGGATTGCTGAAGAGGCAAAACGGAAGCGAGGATCCCGAGTGGGAGGGATTGAAGAAACATGAGGACTGTCAAAGCGAGATGAACAGCCAGGTGAAGGAGATTAACACACAGCGTAACAACAAAGAGGTTTTACTTCCAACCAGTTGTGAAATTAGCGagtcgaaaaaaaacatcgaaAATGTCACTGCGCAAGGTAGAACAAGGGACACATGTCTAATCGGTTCCCTCCACGTGTACGAAAACGACGAAGGGGACGAACCCTTATCAACGGACTCCCTGGACAGACAAAGGAAAGACGATTACATACTACAAAAGCAAAGAAGCGAAAGGAAATTGTTCGAGCTGTACTATATATACATCTACATCATCATTCACATTATCAAATTTTACAACGATTCCTTTGTAGACCTCAAATACTACACATACAACTGCATATGTGAAATCGCTAGTTCCTATgtccccttttattttactcaAAACAATATCAAAACCTTTTCCTACTACAGTAACTACAACAGTAAAGAGAACAAGGACATTAACAAGTTTATCAGTTTTATTAATGGCATTCAGTTGTCCTCAGACGTAAATGAGCTGAAGTTATTTCgcctggggggggagagcaaTACGCCAAGTGGGGACACGGTTACGGGTGAGTTCCTCCAGTGCAACCACCACACACATGTGAGTGCAGCGGAGGGTTCTTTTCACAAAGGGGTAACTTGCACCACCTCCAGCAGCAATAACACGACGGCTAGTAGCAGCTGCGCGAGCGGGAGGGGTGCGTCCTGCAAAGATTCTCCGAGCAGAGTTTCCCCGTGCAAAGTTACGCCGTGCTCAGTTTCGCCGTGCAGAGGTCCGTCAAGCGACGCAGGGAGTAGCCCCACCCTGGGCAACCACCCGAGTGGCATCACTGCCAACAACGCGGAAAACCTGCATGAACAATTCTCAAACAACATATACCTCATTTCCTACATCGAGTACATCTACATACTGCTCCTGATCATCcgagaaaacaaaaacgtAGAGAAGGACCGGGCCATCTGTTGCATCATTAGGTACGTAGGatttatatgcaaaaatattaacttctttttattcaattcGATCAGTTTGTTGCCACCGACGTTTCTCTTGAAATATTTCATGTACCTGAATAATTTGATCGAGAAGAAGGGGCTTCTCGGGGGAGGACTACTCTCCAAAGTTGGACGTACACGCAGCAAAGGGTCTTCACACGGCGATGCCAACACCGGTGCTGTGGCGAACGAGGAAGACGCGTCGAAGGGGAAAGAGCACTCCgtgtggggggaggaagtgcTCGCAAAGATGAAAACGAAGCTAAGCAGTAGGAACAGAAGCGCTAGCAGTAGGAACAGAAGCGCCAGCAGCAGGAACAGAAGCGCCAGCAGCAGGAACAGAAGCGCCAGCAGTAGGAACAGAAGCTCCAGTAGCAGGAACAGAAGCGCTAGCAACAGGAACAGAAACGCTAGCAGCAGAAGCACCGGTGTCTTCTTGACGATCGGCACCAAGGTGAGCCCCCCTGCCAATGCACACCAAGGTGGACCCCCCCACGGGCAGGCGTCCATCGAGGTAGCGACCTGCGACGAGCAGAGGAGCAACTCGGGAATGAAGTCAACGCAGAGGAGCAACTCGGAAGCGAAGTCAACGGAGAAGACAACGCAGAGGAGCAACTCGGAAGCGAAGTCAACGGAGAAGACAACGCAGAGGAGCAACTGGGAAATGAAGCCCACGCAGAAGCGCAAACTGTATCACTTGTTCCTAAACGTCTACGTAAAGTATGAGTACAATTTTGAAGACAGCTTTTTTTCGTGCAGCGGGGGCGCAGCAAAGTGGGAGGAGTCAGACGGGGAGAAGGGAATACCCACGAGGATGGCTAGTTCGAACGAGGATCCCACCCAACGGTGTGAGCCCCGCGAAGGGGgtagaaggaagaagaagaaaaagaaggggaacacttcccaggaggaggagaagaaggggaacgCTTcccaggaggaggagaagaaggggaacgCTTcccaggaggagaagaaggggaacgCTTCCCAAGAGGAGAGGAAGGGGAACGCTTCCCAAGAGGAGGAGCCAGGTCGGGGGCAGAACACCTCAATACATGACCCCCCGAAACAACTCATCGTGGAACTGCATAACGAGGAATATAGCACCGATGAACTACAGAACTCGAAACAGACCCCCCAGGAACTACTCAACCCGGAGCAT
This sequence is a window from Plasmodium cynomolgi strain B DNA, chromosome 3, whole genome shotgun sequence. Protein-coding genes within it:
- a CDS encoding hypothetical protein (putative) gives rise to the protein MFLLLLNSNYVHKFNSSILYSICVVAKNLLVLLHLGVYILHVIKTCLYCVVKLILIKPISITDKAWFFLLNLYKSLFEKLYQYFKSDLFVGECKGEHRDLHSYDENSLAILLPFINAFNDTILEYAKIRIISRNKKKEELIAFPLYESLKPFFFVNTNYPDEADGLAERTAADGTAADRTAADRTAADGVELEDVPLGEAREGPGDTTHRRQVGDGKGQATNAARRERPENTENMENTEDAGNLEEANQAASESIGEAACEAIGEATDEANEQIASMKTASQKTASLKKKSIPSAPFANKKNSEDTPVEKHTYEYAKSATQLGPINQTREVDAQKGDYHCSEQQGGKANSPVKCYSKKKPEDEELAVSIRNNILCCVHALIKMFSHIYINNWDKILYYYNENRKKWIPIFLTLTMNDQNQKIRTNSILCLKYLFDCKQLKYWFLLKEGSYGGPPLGSHASGHVSNHVSNHASNHASNHASNHVSSHLSDHVTSQVGFPPSYPTGGTSSHEATSSAECPHHQRNNLTKEIPNGSQTKKMIEVSRQNQNVPRKGDNYLTPSNTPFGKNSYSVGYTDPTFPDKQTEQNIHMGKSHQSVFLFNDINHSVMREAEIGTNDRSRLGSFEGDNQMQTYGEVRGDNPIGRNSNCGIPNPRREYRYESYTKEEPNEKGNYCSAKKAATEQNIVKLLTKFTKLIAKTYMIETENNFYTPTDRVNICRFFLRVFQSILIPKYKNLLGKILKFFFFYLLKYLIYFNHGDAFHFCIKKLLQKDGTSKKNRQSERNNPFGYSLLPYIAEFAERERAATHFSSTNVVCNQTSSNVHLSRHRNEMLRMKQLSDNDLYPNDYLDEDERVFSSLSNYLNRFRDTEEHEESDEQGGEQPSDQKRDGERSHGQTRDRSGGSFPKGDKGDDPSCTGKKGLPIQRHRMTHPSVADQGESATEGDLDKKPKRKSKGDMKKGKEEKKHTEGNKEDEDEATPNDSNKDITGDGKSAESVFEQAEELPPSHVHSNDMDQNGACGKPPDERTDITPGSDALQLKNPKKRKKKKKNEERKDEGEDAEDSQEEQSTIRSVCSCKHANIIDATKNIKKGSKKRNDNDLSYLYKHIDKINKKLLSREDYDLLISILYCNEYSRGSKYITMITVIINIFSVLLCNYNDEIFRFLCTNIYGVNINGSLNDHNIYCHHALHNQLYDISFAQLIYFMLIFLYKIFYQPCADGIDNWMENGNDLVGDKGRREPIARGEPNPGEEPGEEPGEEPEECQERCQKEGHINLDNNNSDQDYSLRGHLNKADRSNTNLRSYRYEKKYVNNSYKDLYDNYIISYMQQESNEMNHLNNLPNKNNLVPNLMPNLVPNLVPNLVPNLVPNLIPYDLQIFKNIFLVFHKTLKNYLFCYMHCWNDVKTLLEYFLQSENVHIKIISIKIVIDIFSFINSYYEVNCSEYELPIYRHKDECKNDNIFNNTESKEREWDNCRGGHTLRSQLDGGEEELPPCDELCRKKRPDRGMFKTGFRHGVQRSPYGSVHSRFSSAEGVRHVSPHWSDSKGGEAPLARDTSIRDTSIRATSIGNNSIRATSIGNTSIRDTPSRRTSNRLVSPPKEASTGSDSKHAEDHMQKRVSPERSTNGTLDQHHSEATEMSKQKQFVQLVESDMIDLFRKYILIHIHNINKIHNDITNRRSKLKHIFLNTIICISHLSYTGFKILTVEDIQRLTKLVSSCVHSIKCNIITALSKYIIKYIFTFNKKFIQNYEKRINLLHINSTNVYYNNILTTAAGLSGVFVPGGGGATGQSGISYASKRGPQKSASQNSGSQKSASQKSGPQKSASLKSASQNSGSPKNDLQKNLKCNGHCEANPPNVSPRNSSHTSELKHKTKMCTSITTRGVTSPQINDTSANIFIHSTPTDMSSERVNGRWKVCPVLIEEEAKIRKDDSPGNASPNDENYTHEGWNDKKDLLEDVERVPTRSTMYNSEQAPNHSSSGRSSNSNTERMTRELSLLGTHSGCIMLMENSKEPNPYEHSSDVTPYSRDTTISAKIGVLNAVAQKEQKTLPQQQQQKKKQGKENHVRCISIADSTCKCSRGNPMLEEQTARMINPRGSNADEMAKKNSDKLTCTQKEDDDKDMGKDKDMERFPPSCLTKMATNTRNVNKEKMSELCGLLKRQNGSEDPEWEGLKKHEDCQSEMNSQVKEINTQRNNKEVLLPTSCEISESKKNIENVTAQGRTRDTCLIGSLHVYENDEGDEPLSTDSLDRQRKDDYILQKQRSERKLFELYYIYIYIIIHIIKFYNDSFVDLKYYTYNCICEIASSYVPFYFTQNNIKTFSYYSNYNSKENKDINKFISFINGIQLSSDVNELKLFRLGGESNTPSGDTVTGEFLQCNHHTHVSAAEGSFHKGVTCTTSSSNNTTASSSCASGRGASCKDSPSRVSPCKVTPCSVSPCRGPSSDAGSSPTLGNHPSGITANNAENLHEQFSNNIYLISYIEYIYILLLIIRENKNVEKDRAICCIIRYVGFICKNINFFLFNSISLLPPTFLLKYFMYLNNLIEKKGLLGGGLLSKVGRTRSKGSSHGDANTGAVANEEDASKGKEHSVWGEEVLAKMKTKLSSRNRSASSRNRSASSRNRSASSRNRSASSRNRSSSSRNRSASNRNRNASSRSTGVFLTIGTKVSPPANAHQGGPPHGQASIEVATCDEQRSNSGMKSTQRSNSEAKSTEKTTQRSNSEAKSTEKTTQRSNWEMKPTQKRKLYHLFLNVYVKYEYNFEDSFFSCSGGAAKWEESDGEKGIPTRMASSNEDPTQRCEPREGGRRKKKKKKGNTSQEEEKKGNASQEEEKKGNASQEEKKGNASQEERKGNASQEEEPGRGQNTSIHDPPKQLIVELHNEEYSTDELQNSKQTPQELLNPEHLFQGYSEKREEKVHADPIVIEIKDIFHSSRSKSNQINKANNNVDAKIILYLLSIVKNHIKNKITWNVLYAFKLIYNNFSFFLAHNFAELHSQILDHLISTLRYTNVYKIKILSSLALIHIPLYYNIDKIKLKELWDTLVTNISYLDLIFVSDKSNTNQLVCYYDKGLNYLTISKKTEYKYKCTLRVNICELLYMCIYRSYVHANINADIEIQNRRVNCYEAFKNYTHIFNINNDVHIYNLTHIFNNHVIYYSFYNNVVSPRKLSPDAFSGGGGEVPTNGRVRGKKKKKKKDEKEEKFNHHDTFELQLFLNNHFDKYHFVYKNLLGTGKNPIFQILFQKLHYEIKLSLKRFLEKKKLTSLKHPRGVSS